One segment of Vulpes lagopus strain Blue_001 chromosome 8, ASM1834538v1, whole genome shotgun sequence DNA contains the following:
- the TMEM200B gene encoding transmembrane protein 200B isoform X1, with translation MKPTFPGKAVRTTEGAGWRGAGREPGRLLRGAPRTAPPRARSRRWHEGRGRGRAREGAGGGAGGRGGGAEGAGGRGGRGGRGGRAGFESPRAARSLRSRAGLSAPGLSFPTWEGAAVPGLCERRSEPRARTRRSPATLRPGRLPASSGGAPRGGRPQVRGAPGAGPGGAGPGGGGARRGRGRASVEPAAEPGAAARTRTRTRRGAAAPERPDDGEMTAGSPGDRGEVRRSPEGRVSRLGRRLGRRRRPRAPPEPLRVRARLRLRSPSGAFAALGALVVLVGMGIAVAGYWPHRAGAPGPRAANASAPPPSELRREGRGAGRAHGPHERLRLLGPVVMGVGLFVFICANTLLYENRDLETRRLRQGVLRAQALRPPDGPGWDCALLPSPGPRTPRAIGCTEPESWDLSPRRGASPVPSVRSLRSEPANPRLGLPALLNSYPLKGPGLPPPWGPRTQTGHVIITVQPSGSCIEHSKSLDLGLGELLLGAPAARDCAHRSWPRLDRLSLGGYAKLGGGGDLGARV, from the exons ATGAAGCCCACTTTCCCGGGGAAGGCGGTGAGGACCACGGAGGGGGCaggctggcggggggcggggcgggaacCGGGCCGCCTCCTCCGGGGAGCTCCCCGGACGGCGCCCCCGCGAGCCCGCTCCCGGCGCTGGCAtgaggggcgcgggcgggggagggcgcgggagggcgcggggggaggcgcgggagggcgcggggggggcgcggagggcgcgggagggcgcggagggcgcggagggcgcggagggcgcgcgGGCTTCGAAAGTCCTCGGGCCGCGCGCTCGCTGCGGAGCCGGGCGGGGCTCTCGGCTCCCGGGCTCAGTTTCCCCACGTGGGAAGGCGCGGCCGTCCCGGGCCTCTGCGAGCGACGCTCCGAGCCACGGGCGCGCACACGGCGCTCACCTGCGACCCTGCGACCTGGGCGGCTGCCCGCCTCCAGCGGCGGGGCCCCGCGGGGTGGCCGCCCGCAGGTccgcggggcgccgggggcggggccagggggggcggggccaggagggggcggggccaggagggggcggggccgggcctcgGTGGAGCCGGCGGCAGAGCCGGGAGCCGCGGCGCGGACTCGGACCCGGACCCGCCGGGGCGCGGCGGCGCCAG AGCGCCCAGACGACGGCGAGATGACGGCCGGGAGCCCCGGAGACCGCGGGGAGGTGCGGAGGAGCCCCGAGGGCCGCGTCTCTCGCCTGGGCCGCCGCCTGGGCCGCCGCCggcgcccgcgcgccccgcccgaGCCTCTGCGGGTGCGGGCGCGGCTGCGGCTGCGCTCGCCGTCGGGGGCGTTCGCGGCGCTGGGGGCGCTCGTGGTGCTGGTGGGCATGGGCATCGCCGTGGCCGGCTACTGGCCGCACCgcgccggggccccggggccgcgcGCCGCCAATGCCAGCGCGCCCCCCCCGAGCGAGCTGCGACGCGAGGGTCGCGGCGCCGGCCGGGCCCACGGCCCGCACGAGCGGCTGCGGCTCCTTGGACCCGTGGTCATGGGCGTCGGCCTGTTCGTTTTCATCTGCGCCAACACGCTGCTCTACGAGAACCGCGACCTGGAGACGCGACGGCTGCGCCAGGGGGTGCTGCGGGCCCAGGCGCTCCGGCCCCCTGACGGCCCCGGCTGGGACTGcgccctgctccccagccccggACCCAGGACTCCCCGAGCCATCGGCTGCACGGAGCCGGAAAGTTGGGACCTGTCGCCGCGTCGGGGCGCGTCACCTGTCCCATCAGTGCGGAGCCTGCGTTCAGAGCCTGCTAATCCTCGCTTGGGGTTACCTGCCCTGCTCAACAGTTACCCGCTGAAgggcccggggctgcccccaccctggggtcCACGCACCCAGACTGGCCATGTGATCATCACCGTGCAGCCCTCTGGTTCCTGCATTGAACATTCCAAGTCCCTGGATCTGGGCCTTGGGGAGCTCCTGCTTGGGGCCCCAGCAGCTCGGGACTGTGCTCACCGGAGCTGGCCACGGCTGGACCGCCTCAGTCTGGGGGGCTATGCCAagttgggaggaggaggggacttGGGAGCCCGGGTTTGA
- the TMEM200B gene encoding transmembrane protein 200B isoform X2 has translation MTAGSPGDRGEVRRSPEGRVSRLGRRLGRRRRPRAPPEPLRVRARLRLRSPSGAFAALGALVVLVGMGIAVAGYWPHRAGAPGPRAANASAPPPSELRREGRGAGRAHGPHERLRLLGPVVMGVGLFVFICANTLLYENRDLETRRLRQGVLRAQALRPPDGPGWDCALLPSPGPRTPRAIGCTEPESWDLSPRRGASPVPSVRSLRSEPANPRLGLPALLNSYPLKGPGLPPPWGPRTQTGHVIITVQPSGSCIEHSKSLDLGLGELLLGAPAARDCAHRSWPRLDRLSLGGYAKLGGGGDLGARV, from the coding sequence ATGACGGCCGGGAGCCCCGGAGACCGCGGGGAGGTGCGGAGGAGCCCCGAGGGCCGCGTCTCTCGCCTGGGCCGCCGCCTGGGCCGCCGCCggcgcccgcgcgccccgcccgaGCCTCTGCGGGTGCGGGCGCGGCTGCGGCTGCGCTCGCCGTCGGGGGCGTTCGCGGCGCTGGGGGCGCTCGTGGTGCTGGTGGGCATGGGCATCGCCGTGGCCGGCTACTGGCCGCACCgcgccggggccccggggccgcgcGCCGCCAATGCCAGCGCGCCCCCCCCGAGCGAGCTGCGACGCGAGGGTCGCGGCGCCGGCCGGGCCCACGGCCCGCACGAGCGGCTGCGGCTCCTTGGACCCGTGGTCATGGGCGTCGGCCTGTTCGTTTTCATCTGCGCCAACACGCTGCTCTACGAGAACCGCGACCTGGAGACGCGACGGCTGCGCCAGGGGGTGCTGCGGGCCCAGGCGCTCCGGCCCCCTGACGGCCCCGGCTGGGACTGcgccctgctccccagccccggACCCAGGACTCCCCGAGCCATCGGCTGCACGGAGCCGGAAAGTTGGGACCTGTCGCCGCGTCGGGGCGCGTCACCTGTCCCATCAGTGCGGAGCCTGCGTTCAGAGCCTGCTAATCCTCGCTTGGGGTTACCTGCCCTGCTCAACAGTTACCCGCTGAAgggcccggggctgcccccaccctggggtcCACGCACCCAGACTGGCCATGTGATCATCACCGTGCAGCCCTCTGGTTCCTGCATTGAACATTCCAAGTCCCTGGATCTGGGCCTTGGGGAGCTCCTGCTTGGGGCCCCAGCAGCTCGGGACTGTGCTCACCGGAGCTGGCCACGGCTGGACCGCCTCAGTCTGGGGGGCTATGCCAagttgggaggaggaggggacttGGGAGCCCGGGTTTGA